One stretch of Chryseobacterium indologenes DNA includes these proteins:
- a CDS encoding hemerythrin domain-containing protein, with product MKRNENIVLLSRDHHFGLLCSWKIRQGLKKKVDTTRIKKYIFYFWENHLVEHFREEEEILFPYLEDEYTARIQSEHEQIRLLVAQIKNEETLHLLSDFADLLEQHIRFEERNWFPHLEEKLDNAALDTMGKELHHIHSEEKDTYEDEFWK from the coding sequence ATGAAACGTAATGAAAATATCGTTCTCCTCTCAAGGGATCATCATTTCGGGTTGCTGTGCAGCTGGAAGATCAGGCAGGGGCTGAAGAAAAAAGTAGACACTACAAGGATAAAAAAATACATCTTTTATTTTTGGGAAAATCATCTTGTAGAACATTTCAGAGAGGAAGAGGAAATCCTTTTTCCTTATCTTGAAGATGAGTATACAGCCCGTATTCAATCGGAACATGAACAGATCAGGCTATTGGTTGCTCAGATTAAAAACGAGGAAACTCTGCATTTGCTTTCAGATTTTGCTGATCTTCTTGAACAACACATCCGTTTTGAGGAGCGAAACTGGTTCCCTCATTTGGAAGAAAAGCTGGACAATGCTGCTTTGGATACAATGGGCAAAGAACTTCATCATATTCACTCTGAAGAAAAGGATACTTATGAAGATGAATTCTGGAAATAG